From a single Stackebrandtia endophytica genomic region:
- a CDS encoding acetate/propionate family kinase, which yields MNSHVLVLNSGSSSIKYQLLNLADGSVVAAGLAERIGESGGHFRHTWNDHRIALDVDLPDHDTAMRRILAAFDEEGPDLTGISLAAIGHRVVHGGDEFSAPTLITDKVCDTIDRLSALAPLHNPANLAGIRTARSLFTDIPHVAVFDTAFHATMPEAAYTYAVPDSWRTEHGVRRYGFHGTSHSYVAGKAAGELRAEPGDVNLITLHLGNGASACAVRAGRSVDTSMGLTPLEGLVMGTRSGDLDPAILMHMHRSAGLSSAELDDALNHDSGLRGLAGENDMRRLRERAEAGDRRAALAREVYCHRIRKYLGAYLVELGHVDGIVFTGGVGENDAGIRRMSLAGLRDLGIVVDDERNARGDTWISTRGSGIAVLVIPTNEELEIARQALSVAQTASTFHDGI from the coding sequence ATGAACTCGCATGTACTGGTGCTGAACTCCGGCTCCTCCTCGATCAAGTACCAACTGTTGAATCTGGCCGACGGTTCGGTCGTCGCCGCCGGTCTGGCCGAACGCATCGGGGAGTCCGGCGGCCACTTCCGGCACACCTGGAACGACCACCGCATCGCCCTCGACGTCGACCTGCCCGATCACGACACCGCGATGCGTCGCATCCTGGCCGCCTTCGACGAGGAGGGGCCCGACCTCACCGGGATCAGCCTGGCCGCCATCGGTCATCGGGTCGTCCACGGTGGAGACGAGTTCAGCGCACCTACCCTGATCACCGACAAGGTATGCGACACCATCGATCGGTTGTCGGCCTTGGCGCCGCTGCACAATCCCGCCAACCTGGCCGGTATCCGCACCGCGCGCTCGCTGTTCACCGACATCCCGCATGTCGCGGTCTTCGACACCGCCTTCCACGCCACCATGCCCGAGGCCGCCTACACCTACGCGGTTCCCGATTCGTGGCGTACCGAGCACGGGGTGCGCCGTTACGGCTTTCACGGCACATCACACTCCTATGTGGCCGGGAAGGCTGCGGGGGAGTTGAGGGCCGAGCCCGGCGACGTCAACCTCATCACGCTCCACTTGGGAAACGGTGCCAGCGCCTGCGCGGTGAGGGCCGGTCGATCGGTGGACACCTCGATGGGGCTGACTCCGTTGGAGGGCTTGGTGATGGGAACTCGCAGCGGGGACCTCGACCCGGCGATACTCATGCACATGCATCGATCGGCAGGGTTGTCGTCGGCTGAACTGGACGACGCCCTCAACCACGACTCGGGGCTGCGTGGACTCGCCGGTGAGAACGACATGCGGCGACTGCGGGAACGCGCCGAGGCCGGCGACCGGCGAGCCGCGCTCGCGCGGGAGGTCTACTGTCACCGGATCCGCAAGTACCTGGGCGCCTACCTCGTGGAGCTCGGGCACGTTGACGGCATCGTCTTCACCGGTGGTGTCGGGGAGAACGATGCGGGCATCCGACGGATGTCGCTGGCGGGTCTGCGTGATCTTGGCATCGTGGTCGACGATGAGCGCAACGCCCGCGGTGACACCTGGATCTCCACGCGCGGTTCGGGAATCGCGGTGCTGGTCATTCCCACCAATGAGGAATTGGAGATTGCCCGCCAGGCCCTGTCGGTGGCTCAGACGGCCTCGACCTTCCATGATGGAATTTGA
- the pta gene encoding phosphate acetyltransferase: MANSVYIAALDAGSGKSLVALGVAELLTRQAGNIGVFRPVVREGTEPDRSITLLRRRFAPVGDYADCVGVDYAEVRADPDAALSRIIARFHALAEQCDAIVVIGTDYTDVASPTEFDFNLRVAVNLAAPVLLVVTGTDRTAAEIAAAAALGRAEAVAAHATVCGVVANRVDPDLSNTLADLDAELWVLPETPALTAPTVGEHAEAVSATLLSGDPELLGRTAGDVLVAAMTLPNMLDHLVDNAVVITPGDRSELLLGILTAHHATGSPVSAAVVLTGGLRPPRQVTRLLDGLDSELPILSTEYDTFDTAATLATVHGRISAASERKIATALGLFADRVDTDTLVERMRLARSAAVTPLMFEHELMERARADRRRIVLPEGADPRVLRAADIILRRGVAEIVLLGERSELTELAARVGADISRADVVSPQDPGLRDRFAAEYARLRAHRGVGVDQARDIVTDVSYFGTMMVHCGLADGMVSGAMHTTAHTIRPAFEIIKTVKGTAVVSSVFFMCLAERVLVYGDCAVIPEPSTEQLADIAVSSAASAAAFGVEPRVAMLSYSTGESGSGAEVDRVRRATALVRDRAPELPVEGPIQYDAAIDVEVASTKLPDSDVAGRATVLIVPDLNTGNNLYKAVQRSAGAVAIGPVLQGLRKPVNDLSRGATVHDIVNTVALTAVQAQEGAR, encoded by the coding sequence GTGGCCAACAGCGTATACATCGCGGCATTGGATGCCGGTAGCGGAAAATCCCTCGTCGCCCTGGGAGTGGCCGAGTTGCTCACCCGGCAGGCCGGCAACATCGGGGTGTTCCGGCCGGTGGTTCGGGAGGGTACCGAGCCCGACCGGTCGATCACCTTGTTGCGGCGACGTTTCGCACCCGTCGGCGACTACGCCGATTGTGTGGGCGTCGACTACGCCGAGGTACGGGCCGACCCCGATGCGGCGCTCAGCCGGATCATCGCCCGATTTCACGCGTTGGCCGAACAATGCGACGCGATCGTGGTGATCGGCACCGACTACACCGATGTCGCCTCACCCACCGAGTTCGACTTCAACCTGCGGGTGGCGGTGAACCTGGCCGCTCCGGTCCTGCTCGTGGTGACCGGAACCGACCGAACCGCCGCCGAGATCGCCGCGGCGGCCGCGTTGGGTCGTGCCGAGGCCGTCGCCGCCCACGCGACCGTCTGCGGGGTCGTCGCCAACCGCGTCGACCCGGACCTGTCGAACACGTTGGCCGACCTCGATGCGGAACTCTGGGTGTTGCCGGAGACGCCCGCCTTGACCGCGCCGACCGTCGGTGAACACGCCGAAGCGGTGTCGGCGACGCTTCTGTCGGGCGATCCGGAACTGCTCGGTCGGACCGCGGGTGACGTGCTGGTCGCGGCGATGACACTGCCCAACATGCTGGACCACCTGGTCGACAACGCCGTGGTGATCACGCCGGGTGATCGATCCGAGTTGCTGCTGGGCATCCTGACGGCTCATCACGCCACCGGCTCGCCGGTCAGCGCGGCGGTGGTGCTCACCGGGGGGCTGCGGCCACCGCGCCAGGTGACCCGGCTGCTCGACGGGTTGGACTCCGAGCTGCCGATCCTGTCGACCGAATACGACACCTTCGACACGGCGGCGACACTGGCCACTGTGCACGGACGAATATCGGCCGCCTCGGAACGCAAGATTGCCACCGCCTTGGGGCTGTTCGCCGACAGAGTGGACACCGACACCCTCGTGGAGCGGATGCGGTTGGCGAGATCGGCGGCGGTGACGCCGTTGATGTTCGAACACGAACTGATGGAGCGGGCCCGCGCCGACCGGCGCCGGATCGTCCTGCCCGAAGGCGCCGACCCCAGGGTGTTGCGCGCCGCCGACATCATCCTGCGCCGAGGGGTCGCCGAGATCGTGCTGCTGGGGGAGCGGTCCGAGTTGACTGAGCTGGCGGCCCGAGTCGGAGCCGACATCTCACGGGCCGATGTGGTCAGTCCACAGGATCCCGGGCTGCGCGACAGGTTCGCCGCCGAATACGCGCGGCTGCGTGCTCACCGGGGCGTCGGCGTCGATCAGGCGCGGGACATCGTCACCGACGTCTCCTACTTCGGCACCATGATGGTCCACTGCGGATTGGCCGACGGCATGGTCTCCGGCGCCATGCACACCACCGCGCACACGATCCGACCGGCATTCGAGATCATCAAGACCGTCAAGGGAACCGCGGTGGTCTCCAGTGTGTTCTTCATGTGTCTGGCCGAGCGGGTGCTGGTCTACGGTGACTGTGCCGTGATCCCGGAACCCTCGACCGAACAGCTGGCCGACATCGCGGTGTCCTCGGCGGCCTCGGCGGCGGCATTCGGAGTGGAGCCCCGGGTGGCGATGCTGTCCTACTCCACCGGGGAGTCCGGCAGTGGTGCCGAGGTCGACCGGGTGCGACGGGCGACCGCGCTGGTACGCGACCGTGCCCCCGAACTTCCCGTGGAGGGGCCGATCCAATACGACGCGGCCATCGACGTCGAGGTGGCCTCGACGAAGTTGCCCGACAGCGACGTCGCCGGTCGCGCCACGGTCTTGATCGTCCCCGACCTCAACACCGGCAACAACCTCTACAAGGCGGTGCAGCGCAGCGCCGGGGCCGTCGCCATCGGGCCGGTCCTGCAGGGGCTGCGCAAGCCGGTCAACGATCTGTCCCGAGGCGCCACGGTTCACGACATCGTCAACACGGTGGCGTTGACCGCCGTCCAAGCCCAGGAAGGTGCGCGATGA
- a CDS encoding GNAT family N-acetyltransferase: MTAVRRADERDHEEIVRLRSLMYDSMNQSDAPASDWREAASRLLRVELASPEPHLVVYVIDGTDGLAACATGFREQRLPSPTNPSGLMGHISNVYTDHGYRRRGHARACTVALLEWFADQGVTRVNLRASAEAEPLYRSLGFERTGDPAMRLNLAP, from the coding sequence ATGACCGCTGTTCGCCGCGCCGATGAGCGTGATCACGAAGAGATCGTCCGGCTGCGCTCCCTCATGTACGACTCGATGAACCAATCGGACGCCCCGGCGTCGGACTGGCGCGAGGCCGCGTCACGGCTGCTGCGCGTCGAGCTCGCCTCACCCGAGCCTCACCTCGTCGTGTACGTGATCGACGGCACCGACGGGTTGGCGGCGTGTGCCACCGGGTTCAGGGAGCAGCGACTGCCCAGCCCCACCAACCCCAGTGGACTGATGGGGCACATATCCAATGTCTACACTGATCATGGGTATCGGCGACGTGGCCATGCTCGGGCCTGCACGGTGGCGCTGCTGGAATGGTTCGCCGACCAGGGCGTCACCCGGGTGAACCTGCGCGCGTCGGCCGAGGCCGAACCGCTGTATCGGTCATTGGGTTTCGAACGGACCGGTGACCCGGCGATGCGGCTCAACCTGGCCCCGTGA
- a CDS encoding phosphotransferase — translation MELIATGRDADVFAIDHHRVLRRYRHYPVPEREVRVMRHLTDTGFPVPRVHDVAGNDLVLQRLHGPTLATSDVTEPGRLLAEVHNRLHSLAAPTWLGEGAAILHLDLHPLNVIVTDDGPHVIDWTNVDSGDPASDVADTVAILRAVDVDTIGIPGFAQQRDQLLEQFLAHIDHDPAPRMPEAATRRLDNPNLTESELRRLRDLIKSG, via the coding sequence ATGGAATTGATCGCCACCGGCCGTGACGCCGACGTGTTCGCCATCGATCACCACCGAGTGCTGCGCCGCTACCGCCACTACCCGGTGCCCGAACGGGAGGTTCGGGTGATGCGGCATCTGACCGACACCGGCTTTCCGGTACCGCGGGTCCACGACGTCGCCGGAAACGATCTGGTGCTGCAACGACTGCACGGGCCGACCCTGGCCACCAGCGACGTCACCGAACCGGGACGGCTGCTGGCAGAGGTGCACAACCGGTTGCACTCGCTGGCCGCGCCGACGTGGTTGGGCGAGGGTGCAGCGATACTGCACCTGGATCTGCATCCACTGAACGTGATCGTCACCGACGACGGGCCCCACGTCATCGACTGGACCAACGTCGACAGCGGAGATCCGGCCTCCGACGTCGCCGACACCGTCGCGATTCTGCGGGCCGTCGACGTCGACACCATCGGGATTCCCGGCTTCGCGCAGCAGCGAGACCAACTGCTCGAACAGTTCCTCGCGCACATCGATCACGACCCGGCACCCCGAATGCCCGAAGCCGCCACCAGGCGACTCGACAACCCCAATCTCACCGAGTCGGAGCTTCGACGACTGCGCGACCTGATCAAATCCGGCTGA
- a CDS encoding gamma-glutamyltransferase family protein, which yields MTATFYTANGMVCSVDQLASSAGVAALRAGGSAVDAAIATNAVLAVTGPHLCGMGGDLFALVHLPGEPVHALNASGRAGSGADAAALRDAGHQSMPLKNHMASVTVPGCVDGWLALHRRFGRLPLSEVFGDAIALAADGFGASPLLAGSAANLAGAVGADDLAAASHAGARVRRPGVARTLAAVAEHGREPFYRGEFGTGLLDLGRGQFSTDDLAVDNAEWVDPVSVRAFGHDVWTLPPNSQGYLLLLSLAIADRLDLPDDTDSPLWAHLLIEASRQAGYDRPDRLFDGADVTALLSEGEVGKRAAAISRQQAGVTAVPADPGDTTYLCTVDSDGMGVSLIQSNAAGFGSGIFEPTTGIGLHNRGLGFNLIPGHPAEYTPGKRPPHTLLPAIATRPDGSLRAIAGTMGGDTQPQIVLQILTRMLRHGQTPGEAIGAPRWRIGNSTGFDTWTHPHPNPIDLESDAPTGWDSLADFGHPTGRVTGLFGHAHAIDVDDHLMRSGAADPRAAISAVATN from the coding sequence GTGACAGCAACGTTCTACACAGCCAACGGCATGGTGTGCTCCGTCGACCAGCTGGCCTCGTCGGCGGGAGTCGCGGCACTGCGAGCGGGCGGCTCCGCCGTGGACGCGGCCATAGCGACCAATGCGGTTCTCGCGGTGACCGGCCCACACCTGTGCGGCATGGGCGGCGACCTGTTCGCCCTGGTGCACCTTCCCGGTGAACCGGTGCACGCGCTCAACGCCTCCGGCAGGGCCGGCTCCGGCGCCGACGCGGCGGCGCTGCGTGACGCCGGACATCAATCGATGCCGTTGAAGAATCACATGGCCTCGGTGACGGTCCCCGGATGCGTCGACGGTTGGCTGGCGCTGCACCGCCGGTTCGGTCGGTTGCCGCTGTCCGAGGTGTTCGGCGACGCGATCGCGCTGGCCGCCGACGGATTCGGAGCGTCCCCGCTGCTGGCGGGATCGGCCGCCAACCTGGCCGGAGCCGTGGGAGCCGACGACCTCGCAGCCGCCTCCCACGCCGGGGCCAGGGTGCGTCGCCCCGGTGTCGCCCGAACCCTGGCCGCCGTCGCCGAACACGGCCGAGAACCCTTCTACCGAGGAGAATTCGGAACCGGGCTGCTGGACCTGGGCCGAGGACAATTCAGCACCGACGACCTCGCGGTCGACAACGCCGAGTGGGTCGACCCGGTCTCGGTGCGCGCCTTCGGACACGACGTGTGGACGCTGCCGCCGAACTCGCAGGGCTACCTGCTGCTGTTGAGTCTGGCGATCGCCGACCGGCTGGACCTCCCCGACGACACCGACAGCCCGCTGTGGGCACATCTGTTGATCGAGGCCTCCCGCCAGGCCGGCTACGACCGGCCCGACCGGCTCTTCGACGGCGCCGACGTGACGGCCCTGCTCAGCGAGGGTGAGGTCGGCAAACGCGCCGCGGCCATCTCCCGCCAACAGGCCGGGGTCACCGCCGTACCGGCCGACCCGGGCGACACCACCTACCTGTGCACCGTCGACTCCGACGGCATGGGCGTGTCGCTCATCCAGTCCAACGCCGCCGGATTCGGTTCCGGAATCTTCGAACCCACCACCGGAATCGGCCTCCACAATCGAGGACTCGGGTTCAACCTGATACCCGGGCACCCCGCCGAGTACACCCCGGGAAAGCGACCACCCCACACACTGTTGCCCGCGATCGCGACCCGGCCGGACGGTTCACTGCGAGCCATCGCGGGAACCATGGGCGGGGACACCCAGCCACAGATCGTGCTGCAGATCCTCACTCGGATGCTGCGGCACGGTCAGACACCGGGCGAGGCCATCGGAGCACCTCGTTGGCGCATCGGAAACTCCACCGGTTTCGACACGTGGACCCACCCACATCCGAATCCGATCGACCTCGAGTCCGACGCCCCCACCGGCTGGGACTCGCTGGCCGACTTCGGTCACCCGACCGGTCGGGTGACCGGCCTCTTCGGACACGCCCACGCGATCGACGTCGATGACCACCTGATGAGATCGGGCGCCGCGGACCCCCGCGCCGCGATCTCAGCGGTGGCCACCAACTGA
- a CDS encoding DUF397 domain-containing protein, translated as MTPGKWRKSSRSGGSGGSCVEARLAAVGPQVRDSKLGDGSPILTVSRSEFAALIELVK; from the coding sequence ATGACCCCAGGAAAGTGGCGCAAGTCCAGTCGTAGCGGTGGTTCAGGTGGCAGCTGCGTCGAGGCCCGTCTCGCCGCTGTCGGCCCCCAGGTCCGCGACAGCAAGCTCGGCGACGGCTCGCCGATCTTGACGGTGTCGCGTTCCGAGTTCGCCGCTTTGATTGAGCTGGTGAAGTAG
- a CDS encoding helix-turn-helix domain-containing protein — translation MQPTVARRALGSSMRKLREAAGITRSQAAHAIGYSPQTIQRIEEGAQATRDHQVERLGRLYDAPPALMSEMYRYALDGNRRGWWQAHKEGIPSEFPLFLEAEHDASRIRVLETEYIPGLLQTPEYLRAVQDAQPPLPSARAEAVRVLRSQRQELLFGRRRLPEMEFLIGRSTLDYLHDLPEVRRGQVERLTQIDAISEVRIRVIVGLHAAMAGSFNILTPATNSVSFAYVDSVDGCRYIEDHAVVSLYERTFNHVRSSAITLEEYLS, via the coding sequence ATGCAACCAACGGTGGCCCGGCGAGCCCTGGGGTCCTCGATGCGCAAGTTGCGCGAGGCGGCGGGAATCACCAGATCGCAAGCAGCACACGCTATCGGCTACAGTCCACAAACGATTCAACGTATTGAGGAGGGCGCCCAGGCGACCCGTGACCATCAGGTGGAGCGGTTGGGGCGGTTGTATGACGCACCCCCGGCTCTGATGAGCGAGATGTACCGCTACGCCCTAGACGGCAACCGTCGGGGATGGTGGCAGGCGCACAAGGAGGGCATCCCCTCGGAGTTCCCGTTGTTCCTGGAGGCCGAACACGACGCCTCGCGAATTCGGGTCCTGGAGACGGAGTACATCCCGGGATTGCTGCAGACTCCGGAATACCTGCGGGCGGTGCAGGATGCGCAGCCGCCGTTGCCGTCAGCTCGGGCCGAGGCGGTTCGCGTTCTGCGGTCACAACGGCAGGAGTTGCTGTTCGGTAGACGCCGGCTTCCGGAGATGGAATTCCTCATCGGACGATCAACTTTGGATTATCTGCACGACCTTCCGGAGGTGCGCCGTGGTCAGGTGGAACGCCTGACGCAGATCGACGCGATCTCGGAGGTCCGCATTCGGGTGATTGTCGGACTGCACGCGGCGATGGCCGGCTCGTTCAACATCCTCACTCCCGCAACGAACTCGGTGTCCTTTGCGTACGTGGATTCGGTGGATGGGTGTCGCTACATAGAAGACCACGCCGTAGTGTCCCTATACGAACGGACTTTCAACCACGTCCGTTCGTCCGCAATCACATTGGAGGAGTACTTGTCATGA
- a CDS encoding glycine--tRNA ligase, whose amino-acid sequence MSIDSIDALVSLCKRRGFVFPSSEIYGGSRSAWDYGPLGVELKENVRRQWWKAMVQQRDDVVGVDSAVVLARKVWETSGHVQEFTDPLTECQSCHKRYRADHLIEAYEAKHGHEPAEGLAELVCVNCGTRGAFSEPKMFNGLMKTYLGPIDNEENLHYLRPETAQGIFVNYKNVETSARKKPPFGIAQTGKSFRNEITPGNFIFRTREFEQMEMEFFVEPGSDEEWHEYWLNERWNWYLDLGLSEENLRRYEHPKDKLSHYSKRTVDIEYRFGFSARDFEELEGVANRTDYDLSVHAAGSGVDLSYFDQAKGERWTPYVIEPAAGLTRTVLAFLIEAYDVDEAPNTKGGVDKRTVLRFDPRLAPIKAAVLPLSRNEKLSPKAKELAADLRKRWMVDFDDAGAIGRRYRRADEIGTPFCITVDFDTLDDNAVTVRDRDTMKQERVSLDQVERYLIERLPGC is encoded by the coding sequence GTGTCAATCGACAGTATCGACGCTCTTGTCAGCCTTTGTAAACGCCGTGGGTTCGTCTTCCCGTCAAGCGAGATCTACGGCGGAAGCCGTTCGGCCTGGGACTACGGACCGCTCGGTGTCGAGCTGAAGGAGAACGTGCGCCGCCAGTGGTGGAAAGCCATGGTGCAGCAGCGCGACGACGTCGTGGGAGTCGACTCCGCGGTGGTCCTGGCGCGCAAGGTGTGGGAGACCTCCGGCCACGTGCAGGAGTTCACCGACCCGCTGACCGAGTGCCAGTCCTGCCACAAGCGTTACCGGGCCGACCACCTCATCGAGGCGTATGAGGCCAAGCACGGCCACGAGCCGGCCGAGGGGCTGGCCGAACTGGTGTGCGTCAACTGCGGCACCCGTGGTGCCTTCTCCGAGCCCAAGATGTTCAACGGTCTGATGAAGACCTACCTGGGGCCCATCGACAACGAGGAGAACCTGCACTATCTGCGGCCCGAGACCGCGCAGGGCATCTTCGTCAACTACAAGAACGTCGAGACCTCGGCGCGTAAGAAGCCTCCGTTCGGCATCGCGCAGACCGGTAAGTCGTTCCGCAACGAGATCACCCCGGGTAACTTCATCTTCCGCACTCGTGAGTTCGAGCAGATGGAGATGGAGTTCTTCGTCGAGCCCGGCTCCGATGAGGAGTGGCACGAGTACTGGCTCAACGAGCGGTGGAACTGGTACCTGGACCTGGGGCTCTCCGAGGAGAACCTGCGCCGGTACGAGCACCCGAAGGACAAGCTGTCGCACTACTCCAAGCGGACCGTCGACATCGAGTACCGGTTCGGGTTCAGTGCGCGTGACTTCGAAGAACTCGAAGGTGTCGCGAACCGGACCGACTACGACCTGTCGGTGCACGCCGCCGGTTCCGGTGTCGATCTGTCCTACTTCGACCAGGCGAAGGGGGAGCGTTGGACCCCCTACGTGATCGAGCCGGCGGCCGGTCTCACCCGGACGGTCCTGGCGTTCCTGATCGAGGCCTACGACGTCGACGAGGCCCCCAACACCAAGGGCGGCGTGGACAAGCGCACCGTCCTGCGGTTCGACCCGCGACTGGCTCCGATCAAGGCGGCGGTTCTTCCGTTGTCCCGCAACGAGAAGCTGTCACCCAAGGCGAAGGAGTTGGCCGCCGATCTGCGCAAGCGTTGGATGGTCGACTTCGACGACGCCGGTGCCATCGGCCGCCGTTACCGTCGCGCCGACGAGATCGGGACCCCGTTCTGCATCACCGTCGACTTCGACACCCTCGACGACAACGCGGTCACCGTCCGAGACCGCGACACCATGAAGCAGGAGCGGGTTTCGCTGGATCAGGTGGAGCGTTACCTGATCGAGCGGCTGCCCGGCTGCTGA
- a CDS encoding antibiotic biosynthesis monooxygenase family protein, whose product MLPSAESRSVLVVNRFEVPDDIAKTFRDDAKAALNALSERTGFVRGRFGGSLDEPNQAVLVTEWESVGAYRRALSAYDVKMYATPLLARALPEASAFEVNLAAEEGEIVEVASDRAPGIGPRDRETDEPTDAR is encoded by the coding sequence ATGTTGCCGAGCGCGGAAAGCCGCAGTGTACTGGTGGTGAACCGATTCGAGGTTCCCGACGACATCGCGAAGACCTTTCGAGACGATGCCAAAGCGGCGTTGAACGCTCTGTCGGAGCGAACCGGGTTCGTCAGGGGGCGGTTCGGTGGCAGCCTCGACGAGCCGAACCAGGCGGTCCTGGTGACCGAATGGGAGTCGGTGGGAGCCTACCGGCGAGCGTTGTCCGCCTACGACGTGAAGATGTACGCGACCCCGCTGCTGGCTCGTGCGCTTCCCGAAGCCTCCGCCTTCGAGGTGAATCTGGCCGCTGAGGAGGGCGAGATCGTGGAGGTGGCGTCCGATCGGGCCCCCGGTATCGGTCCTCGCGACCGGGAGACCGACGAACCCACCGACGCCCGATGA
- a CDS encoding DUF6703 family protein codes for MSSEPNPDQPTDPDRPEHTPDGPERLLRWLERLPKVAVFLSVLVITVAILMTPGKAGAVLTLVLAGASGYLVYATWPRHTARASRLARVVVVLALLTLGVGKLFL; via the coding sequence GTGAGCAGCGAACCGAACCCCGATCAGCCGACAGACCCCGACCGGCCGGAACACACGCCGGACGGACCGGAACGGCTGCTGCGCTGGTTGGAGCGGCTGCCCAAGGTCGCGGTGTTCCTGTCCGTGTTGGTGATCACCGTGGCGATCCTGATGACGCCGGGCAAGGCCGGCGCGGTGTTGACCCTGGTGCTGGCCGGGGCCAGTGGTTACCTGGTGTATGCGACCTGGCCCCGACACACGGCTCGCGCCAGTCGATTGGCGCGAGTGGTCGTGGTGTTGGCGCTGCTGACACTGGGCGTCGGGAAACTGTTCCTTTAA
- a CDS encoding Fur family transcriptional regulator, with amino-acid sequence MNDSPTMTRSTRQRTAVMELLAEVDEFRSAQELHLMLRERGDKVGLTTVYRTLQTLADAQSIDVMRMPGGEHLYRRCSSGHHHHLVCRECGRTVEVDGPAVERWADAVAEDHGFTDVSHTLEIFGRCSPCSGVE; translated from the coding sequence ATGAACGACTCGCCAACCATGACCCGAAGCACCAGACAGCGCACCGCCGTCATGGAGCTGCTGGCCGAGGTCGATGAGTTTCGCAGCGCCCAGGAACTGCACCTCATGTTGCGTGAGCGCGGCGACAAGGTCGGTCTGACGACGGTGTATCGGACCCTCCAGACGTTGGCCGACGCTCAAAGCATCGACGTGATGCGCATGCCCGGCGGCGAACACCTGTACCGCCGATGCTCGTCGGGGCACCACCATCACCTGGTCTGCCGGGAATGCGGTCGTACCGTTGAGGTCGACGGACCAGCAGTGGAACGGTGGGCCGATGCGGTCGCCGAGGACCACGGCTTCACCGACGTCTCACACACCCTGGAGATCTTTGGCCGCTGTTCGCCGTGCAGCGGCGTCGAATGA
- a CDS encoding ArsR/SmtB family transcription factor, which produces MTDYQAAGELLRALAAPMRIAIVTELAAGPKCVHEIVDALDSPQPLISQHLRVLRGAGVVRGDRRGREIAYALTDDHIAHIVADAIHHAGEGH; this is translated from the coding sequence ATGACCGATTACCAGGCCGCCGGAGAACTCCTCCGGGCGTTGGCGGCTCCCATGCGGATCGCCATCGTGACCGAGCTGGCGGCCGGACCCAAGTGCGTTCACGAGATCGTGGACGCACTCGACTCACCCCAGCCCCTGATCTCCCAGCACCTTCGGGTGTTGCGCGGAGCCGGGGTGGTGCGGGGTGACCGTCGAGGCCGGGAGATCGCCTACGCACTCACCGACGACCACATCGCGCACATCGTCGCCGACGCTATTCACCACGCGGGGGAAGGGCACTGA
- a CDS encoding metal ABC transporter permease has protein sequence MELFAYDFMLRALGGALIVGVAAPAVGIFLVQKRMALIGDGLGHVALTGVALGFLTNSSPLWTTLVVTALGAVAVEWIRSKGKASGDVALALLFYGGIAGGVFITSLVSGKTNASLTEYLFGSLLTTRVEDIWIIGVLGAVVVALMLLLRPWLAAICHDEEHARVSGLPVQTLNLLLAITTAVTVAVAMRAVGLLLISALLVVPVVTAQQVTRGFAVTMYAAMGIGLVTSGAGVVTAGLLNVPPGAAVVLMAVGLFVIVAFGRTGWLAAKRRLRRDRVPQPEEVPAK, from the coding sequence ATGGAGTTGTTCGCCTACGATTTCATGCTTCGCGCCCTGGGGGGCGCGCTCATCGTCGGGGTCGCGGCTCCGGCGGTGGGAATCTTCCTGGTGCAGAAGCGGATGGCCCTCATCGGCGACGGTCTCGGTCACGTCGCGTTGACCGGCGTCGCGCTGGGCTTCCTCACCAACTCATCACCACTGTGGACAACGCTGGTCGTGACGGCGTTGGGTGCCGTCGCCGTGGAGTGGATACGCAGCAAGGGAAAGGCCAGCGGCGACGTGGCGTTGGCACTGCTGTTCTACGGCGGTATCGCCGGCGGCGTCTTCATCACCTCCCTGGTGTCGGGTAAGACCAACGCCAGCCTCACCGAGTACCTGTTCGGGTCGCTGCTGACGACTCGGGTCGAGGACATCTGGATCATCGGGGTGTTGGGCGCGGTCGTGGTGGCGCTGATGTTGTTGCTGCGCCCCTGGCTGGCCGCCATCTGTCACGACGAGGAACACGCCCGGGTCTCCGGACTGCCGGTGCAGACCCTCAACCTGTTGCTGGCCATCACGACCGCGGTCACCGTGGCGGTCGCGATGCGCGCGGTGGGATTGCTGTTGATCAGCGCGTTGCTGGTCGTCCCGGTCGTCACCGCCCAGCAGGTCACCCGCGGATTCGCCGTGACCATGTACGCGGCGATGGGCATCGGCCTGGTGACCTCGGGCGCGGGTGTGGTCACCGCCGGACTGCTCAACGTGCCGCCGGGTGCGGCGGTCGTGTTGATGGCGGTCGGCCTCTTCGTCATCGTCGCATTCGGACGGACCGGGTGGCTGGCGGCGAAACGGCGGCTGCGTCGCGACCGGGTGCCCCAACCCGAGGAGGTCCCCGCGAAGTGA